The following proteins come from a genomic window of Dermacentor albipictus isolate Rhodes 1998 colony chromosome 8, USDA_Dalb.pri_finalv2, whole genome shotgun sequence:
- the LOC135896777 gene encoding uncharacterized protein: MAERGDSTEADFTCGAFDQLPLCTATPENTCQIVNHLSTLNELLFHAELEVRELPAPCGQLSLASLAEKDLCMPYDPEMSVKQAIALVHRLLMTHSCIQHVHIHHGLFAVYAPLVCDALKRNRSTRIINIDFRETVFYEDLDVAFSSAHLAEELEHSEQESCDELSSALSTVICVCPSLTALKIPELRMKGGMAAAFVAVLKKNVTLEELSVHGSVICEAGRDQFAQYLRDSTSLTTLSITADGVTRRNCFNWMAEGLIVNRVIRNVYLNNVLFDEENAGLAARIFTENKIIQSFNIVYPPRTLAPRTDHNFWCAPLSSNETLEELSLPIGIWSSAQWVDFFWTVSKKQSLKKLTVLVHPTSRCHLGELCKALKESGAEEKVSLGTYFVYYNMDLIYSKALSDVDVFCFGDIVGRLPRALVQFAHITSVRFSLRAGDVSLASAVAAYVKSTTSLRKLRLVFYSDWDDTADDAIASWTKIVESLSRNTSIRELGLHVDIDPYDSDDDDDVTHPAQLFARAIKTSPNIRVVHFGAVHSFEVAAFLRHFSEDIADNYTLVRVTIGGILDRNAARDYFNIRDTTRRNCGLVTRAARFATGRTLDRNCARALERVWRHAGLLEELAEQLSLGVGEASNLVRCGLRSMEGLHDFMRLARVVRDCVVCDPRQGGGPQLDTLNEDCWRLVRRYLTLDDVREAVDSASYSQ, from the exons ATGGCAGAACGAGGAGATTCTACGGAAGCGGACTTCACGTGCGGAGCGTTTGACCAGCTACCGCTCTGTACGGCCACGCCTGAGAACACGTGCCAGATTGTGAACCACCTTTCAACGCTGAACGAGCTGCTCTTTCACGCTGAACTGGAAGTTCGAGAACTGCCCGCACCATGCGGGCAGCTGTCCCTAGCGAGCTTGGCGGAGAAGGACCTGTGTATGCCATATGACCCGGAGATGTCCGTGAAGCAAGCGATTGCGCTGGTGCACCGGTTGCTCATGACGCACTCGTGCATTCAGCACGTCCACATCCACCACGGCCTTTTTGCCGTTTATGCACCGCTCGTCTGCGACGCCCTCAAACGCAACCGTTCGACTAGGATAATCAACATCGACTTCAGGGAGACTGTCTTCTACGAGGACCTCGACGTTGCCTTCTCTTCCGCGCATCTCGCTGAAGAATTAGAACATTCAGAGCAAGAGTCATGCGACGAACTTTCGTCTGCTCTGTCGACCGTTATCTGCGTATGCCCATCGCTAACTGCCCTCAAGATTCCCGAGTTGCGCATGAAGGGCGGAATGGCCGCAGCGTTCGTCGCAGTTCTGAAGAAAAATGTCACACTGGAGGAGCTGTCGGTGCACGGTTCTGTCATATGCGAAGCCGGACGGGACCAGTTTGCGCAGTACCTGAGGGATAGCACCTCGCTTACCACGCTTAGCATAACGGCAGACGGCGTCACCAGGCGGAACTGCTTCAACTGGATGGCTGAAGGCCTAATCGTCAACAGGGTGATCAGGAACGTCTATCTGAACAACGTTCTGTTTGACGAAGAGAACGCCGGACTGGCAGCGAGGATATTTACGGAAAACAAAATTATACAGAGCTTCAACATAGTATATCCACCGCGCACTTTAGCGCCGAGGACAGATCACAACTTTTGGTGCGCACCGCTGTCCAGCAACGAGACACTGGAAGAACTCAGCCTTCCTATCGGTATATGGAGCTCAGCTCAGTGGGTCGACTTCTTCTGGACCGTTTCGAAGAAACAGAGCCTGAAAAAGCTGACCGTTTTGGTGCACCCGACTTCCCGCTGTCACCTGGGAGAGTTATGCAAGGCTCTCAAGGAAAGCGGGGCAGAAGAAAAGGTTTCGCTCGGAACCTACTTCGTCTACTACAACATGGATTTGATTTACTCAAAGGCATTATCAGACGTAGACGTATTCTGCTTCGGCGATATTGTGGGACGGCTCCCTCGTGCGTTAGTGCAGTTTGCGCACATTACGTCCGTACGCTTCAGTCTCAGAGCGGGCGACGTGTCACTTGCTTCGGCCGTCGCCGCGTACGTCAAATCCACGACGTCGCTCCGGAAGCTGCGCTTGGTTTTCTACTCTGACTGGGACGACACCGCGGACGATGCGATTGCATCTTGGACAAAGATAGTTGAATCACTTTCTCGAAACACGAGCATCAGAGAGCTGGGATTGCACGTGGACATTGACCCCTACGAcagcgacgacgatgacgacgtcACCCACCCGGCACAGCTCTTCGCCCGAGCGATCAAGACCAGTCCGAACATACGAGTCGTGCACTTCGGCGCAGTGCACTCGTTCGAGGTGGCCGCCTTCCTCCGACATTTCTCCGAAGACATCGCGGACAACTACACCCTCGTCCGCGTAACCATAGGCGGAATACTGGACCGGAACGCAGCCCGGGACTACTTCAACATCCGGGACACTACCCGTCGAAACTGTGGCCTGGTGACGCGTGCCGCGCGGTTCGCCACGGGACGCACTCTGGACAG GAACTGCGCCAGAGCTTTAGAAAGGGTTTGGCGCCACGCCGGACTTCTGGAAGAGCTTGCCGAGCAGCTGTCCCTCGGCGTAGGCGAGGCCTCTAACCTGGTACGATGTGGGCTGAGGAGCATGGAAGGTCTGCACGACTTCATGCGGCTCGCTCGCGTTGTCCGGGACTGCGTCGTCTGCGACCCGCGCCAAGGTGGTGGCCCTCAACTGGACACCCTCAACGAGGATTGCTGGAGGCTGGTCCGTCGTTACCTGACACTTGACGACGTCAGAGAAGCCGTGGACTCCGCCTCTTACAGTCAGTGA